In Actinotignum schaalii, the sequence CCAACCGCGAGGGCCTGGATCCGCCCCGGGGCGGCCACCACTTCCGGATGTGCGGTGATCACCAGCTCCGCGACCTCACTCTCGCCGAGGTAACGTACCATCCCGGGTCCCGCCGCGAGGGCGGCCGTCGTCGTTAATAAACCCGCACCCGGGTACTGCACCGAACCGGCCACGATCCCCACCACGCCGCGGGTGTATTTGTGGTCGTTCACCCCGGGCACCTGCCACAGGTCCGCCACATCGGAATCACCCAGGCGCAGCACGGAAGGTTCGCCCAGGTGAGGGGCGAAGCCGAGCTCCACCACCTCGATGCGCCCCGCGGCCCGGCGAGCCGGATCCAGCACCAGCCCGGCCTTGGCCGCCCCCATGGTCACGGTGAGGTGGGCGGAGAGGTAGGGGCCGGGGAGGGCGCCGTCGTCCACCCCGATCCCGGAGGGAGTATCCACCGCGACCACGAGCGGTTCGACCGGACTGGCCAGGCGCTCGGATTCCAGCGCGGCAAGCCACGAAGCCAGCGGTTCGCGCGCCGGCCCGCGCGCCCCGATGCCGAGCAGCCCGTCCACCCACACGGCGCTGCGGCGCGCGAGCTCAACCGCCTGCGCCGCGCTGGCCTCGCGGATGAGGGTGCCGCCGGCGCGCTCCAAAGCCTGCGCCCCCGCGCGGTGATAGGCAGGCAGTGGAAGCGCCGCCACCACGGTGGCCCCGCGACGCGCCAGATATGCACCGGCGTAGAGGGCGTCCCCGCCGTTATTACCCGCCCCGGCAAAAATTGCGATGCGGGTCCCGCTCACGCGGATGGAGCGACGGCGCAGCTCCCAAATAATCGCATTCGCGAGCGCCCGAGCGGCCCGGGCCATGAGCGGCTCGCCGGCCGCCAACAGGGGTTCTTCCGCGGCTCGCACGGTCTTGGCA encodes:
- a CDS encoding bifunctional ADP-dependent NAD(P)H-hydrate dehydratase/NAD(P)H-hydrate epimerase → MLRTYDAKTVRAAEEPLLAAGEPLMARAARALANAIIWELRRRSIRVSGTRIAIFAGAGNNGGDALYAGAYLARRGATVVAALPLPAYHRAGAQALERAGGTLIREASAAQAVELARRSAVWVDGLLGIGARGPAREPLASWLAALESERLASPVEPLVVAVDTPSGIGVDDGALPGPYLSAHLTVTMGAAKAGLVLDPARRAAGRIEVVELGFAPHLGEPSVLRLGDSDVADLWQVPGVNDHKYTRGVVGIVAGSVQYPGAGLLTTTAALAAGPGMVRYLGESEVAELVITAHPEVVAAPGRIQALAVGSGDPPGAPALLHAALKDGSPVVVDAGALPTIADMAARKGARFGEHVVLTPHAGEAALLAAQLDLRDGDGTPFSRAVIESCPVAAARALAARLGATVVLKGSVDVVASPSGPCYAQGGAPGWRAVAGAGDVLAGLIGAMLAQQAVVAEHMEIAGRTELTEPADGTGAFSAIDAPAATACLALGAAARIAAAALHVHARAAALAAGTPFAAPARGALGEPAPASGRPISAAQIAARIPEVIGQILSGA